A part of Pararhizobium sp. A13 genomic DNA contains:
- a CDS encoding FadR/GntR family transcriptional regulator, producing the protein MRKGLLETVITGANTRTSHAQVVDELGKAIVSGEFPVGSILPGDPELAMRFKVSRTVLREAMKTLAAKGLIVPRARIGTRVTAKNQWNLFDSDVLTWHFHGGVDEDFLYHLSEIRLAFEPHAAALAAVNATEAEISGMMRLAVAMGDPEHTAETLAMADLRFHLAVVEASGNPFMRTVGSLIEAALVGIFKLSSPASGRDQIDDVARTHIRIVEQISRRDEAGARAAMENVIRVGRDRVRVALRELAEAKPLSR; encoded by the coding sequence TTGCGTAAGGGGCTGCTCGAAACCGTCATTACCGGTGCCAACACGCGCACAAGCCACGCGCAGGTGGTGGACGAACTGGGCAAAGCCATTGTCTCGGGAGAGTTTCCCGTTGGCTCCATCCTGCCGGGAGATCCGGAGCTCGCGATGCGGTTCAAGGTTTCCCGCACTGTTTTGCGCGAAGCGATGAAGACCTTGGCAGCAAAGGGCCTGATTGTCCCGCGCGCCCGAATCGGCACACGGGTCACCGCCAAGAACCAGTGGAACCTGTTCGACAGCGATGTGCTGACCTGGCATTTCCACGGCGGCGTCGACGAAGATTTCCTCTATCACCTCAGCGAAATCCGGTTGGCGTTCGAGCCGCATGCGGCAGCCCTTGCGGCGGTCAACGCAACGGAAGCGGAGATCAGCGGCATGATGCGGCTGGCTGTGGCCATGGGTGACCCCGAGCACACGGCCGAGACGCTGGCGATGGCCGATCTGCGCTTTCATCTCGCCGTGGTCGAGGCTTCCGGCAACCCGTTCATGCGCACCGTCGGTAGTCTGATCGAGGCCGCACTCGTCGGCATCTTCAAGTTGAGTTCGCCCGCATCTGGCCGGGATCAGATCGATGATGTTGCGCGCACTCATATCCGCATCGTCGAGCAGATAAGCCGGCGCGACGAGGCCGGCGCCCGCGCCGCCATGGAGAATGTCATCCGCGTCGGGCGGGACCGCGTTCGCGTGGCACTACGGGAACTTGCTGAAGCGAAACCTCTCAGCCGATAA
- the ytfQ gene encoding galactofuranose ABC transporter, galactofuranose-binding protein YtfQ, whose product MKIKTALSCATILAACMFGSASAADLTIGFSQIGSESGWRAAETTLTKQQAEKRGIDLKFADAQQKQENQIKALRSFIAQGVNAILIAPVVATGWDEVLTEAKDAEIPVILLDRTVDSSDDLYLTAVTSDLVHEGNVAGKWLVDTVAGKPCNVVELQGTTGSSPAIDRKKGFEEALKGHDNLKIVRSQTGDFTRTKGKEVMESFLKAEDGGKNICALYAHNDDMAVGAIQAIKEAGLKPGTDILVVSIDAVPDIFQAMAAGEANATVELTPNMAGPALDALDAFLKDGTKPAKWIQTESKLYTQADDPQKVYEEKKGLGY is encoded by the coding sequence ATGAAAATCAAGACTGCACTTAGCTGTGCCACGATTCTGGCTGCCTGCATGTTTGGTTCGGCCTCTGCTGCCGATCTGACGATCGGTTTTTCGCAGATCGGCTCGGAATCCGGCTGGCGTGCCGCTGAAACCACGCTGACGAAACAGCAGGCAGAAAAGCGGGGCATCGACCTGAAATTCGCCGACGCACAGCAGAAGCAGGAAAACCAGATCAAGGCACTGCGTTCCTTCATCGCACAGGGCGTCAATGCCATCCTGATCGCCCCGGTTGTGGCGACCGGTTGGGATGAAGTGTTGACGGAAGCCAAGGACGCGGAAATTCCGGTGATCCTGCTCGACCGCACGGTCGATTCATCCGATGATCTTTACCTGACGGCAGTCACGTCCGATCTCGTTCACGAAGGCAATGTCGCCGGCAAGTGGCTGGTCGATACCGTCGCGGGAAAGCCGTGCAATGTCGTCGAGCTTCAGGGCACGACCGGTTCATCCCCGGCGATCGACCGCAAGAAGGGCTTCGAGGAAGCACTGAAGGGCCACGATAATCTGAAGATCGTTCGCAGCCAGACCGGTGACTTCACCCGCACCAAGGGCAAGGAAGTCATGGAAAGCTTCCTGAAGGCGGAAGACGGCGGCAAGAACATCTGCGCGCTCTACGCTCACAATGACGACATGGCCGTCGGCGCGATCCAGGCGATCAAGGAAGCCGGCCTGAAGCCGGGCACGGACATCCTCGTCGTTTCGATCGACGCCGTTCCGGATATCTTCCAGGCCATGGCCGCGGGCGAAGCGAATGCCACCGTCGAACTGACCCCGAACATGGCGGGCCCGGCACTCGACGCGCTCGACGCCTTCCTGAAGGATGGTACCAAGCCGGCGAAGTGGATCCAGACGGAATCGAAGCTCTACACCCAGGCCGACGATCCCCAGAAGGTCTACGAGGAGAAGAAGGGCCTCGGCTATTAA
- the yjfF gene encoding galactofuranose ABC transporter, permease protein YjfF, producing the protein MNQKYLPLIATIIIFIVSYAACAVQYPNILSTRVIGNLLTDNAFLGIAAVGMTFVILSGGIDLSIGSVIAFTGIFLAVMLESTSIHPLAAFVLVLVITTMFGAIMGAIIHYLEMPAFIVTLAGMFLARGMAFVLSIDSIPIKHPFYGTMKSFYYKLPGGGRITLIGGLMLLVFAIGILLAQRTRFGTNVYALGGGAQTSALMGVPVGRTTILIYGLSGFLAGLSGIVYSLYTSAGYSLATVGVELDAIAAVVIGGTLLTGGAGFVGGTLVGVLIQGLIQTYITFDGSLSSWWTKILIGALLFAFILMQKGILLLSRQNKRYS; encoded by the coding sequence ATGAACCAGAAATACCTTCCGCTGATTGCGACCATCATCATCTTCATCGTTTCCTATGCCGCCTGCGCGGTGCAGTATCCGAACATCCTGTCCACGCGCGTGATCGGCAATCTTCTGACCGACAACGCCTTTCTTGGCATCGCCGCCGTCGGCATGACCTTCGTTATCCTGTCTGGCGGCATCGACCTGTCGATCGGCTCGGTCATTGCCTTCACCGGCATTTTCCTCGCCGTCATGCTGGAGAGCACCAGCATCCACCCACTCGCAGCCTTCGTTCTGGTCCTTGTCATCACCACGATGTTTGGCGCGATCATGGGCGCGATCATCCACTATCTGGAAATGCCGGCCTTCATCGTCACGCTCGCCGGCATGTTTCTGGCGCGCGGCATGGCCTTCGTGCTGTCGATCGATTCCATCCCGATCAAGCATCCGTTCTACGGCACGATGAAGAGCTTCTACTACAAACTGCCGGGCGGCGGCCGGATTACGTTGATCGGCGGATTGATGCTTCTGGTCTTTGCGATCGGCATACTGCTTGCCCAGCGGACGCGCTTCGGCACCAACGTTTACGCGCTCGGCGGTGGCGCGCAAACCTCGGCGCTGATGGGCGTTCCGGTCGGGCGCACGACGATTCTGATCTATGGCCTGTCCGGCTTTCTCGCCGGGCTTTCGGGAATCGTTTATTCCCTATACACATCAGCAGGTTATTCGCTCGCAACCGTTGGTGTCGAGTTGGACGCGATTGCTGCGGTGGTAATCGGTGGAACGCTTCTGACAGGGGGCGCCGGGTTTGTTGGAGGAACACTCGTCGGCGTTTTGATCCAGGGACTGATCCAGACCTACATCACCTTCGATGGCTCGCTGTCGAGTTGGTGGACGAAAATTCTGATCGGTGCTTTGCTGTTTGCATTCATTCTGATGCAAAAGGGGATACTGTTATTGTCGCGCCAGAACAAAAGGTATTCCTGA
- a CDS encoding ABC transporter permease, which produces MIESATRLSQRLLPQLIALTVILVLIWLVFPGFFSMEIQNGRLYGSLIDILNRGAPVALLAVGMTVVIATKGIDLSVGAVMAICGAVAAASSVRGDPLIVTLLLAIGTGLICGVWNGFLVSILNIQPIIATLVLMVAGRGIAQLVTEGAILTFNDPGLIFIGSGAFAGLPMPVVIWLVFGIAVALLVRRTALGMLIEAVGINRRASTLSGIQTPLLLMAAYMLSGLCAAIAGLIVTADIKGADANNAGLWLELDAILAVVVGGTSLLGGRFSIIASLAGAMIIQAVNTGILLSGFPPEFNLIIKAAIIVIILVIQSPRVQAGVTFLSRKSIR; this is translated from the coding sequence ATGATTGAAAGTGCAACACGTCTCAGCCAGCGGCTGCTCCCTCAACTCATAGCGTTGACGGTTATCCTTGTGCTGATCTGGCTCGTCTTTCCGGGTTTCTTTTCGATGGAGATCCAGAACGGCCGGCTCTACGGCAGCCTGATCGACATTCTCAATCGCGGCGCGCCCGTCGCCCTTCTTGCGGTCGGCATGACGGTTGTCATCGCCACCAAGGGTATCGACCTGTCGGTCGGCGCCGTCATGGCCATCTGCGGCGCCGTTGCCGCCGCCTCCAGCGTGCGGGGGGATCCGCTGATCGTCACGCTGTTGCTGGCGATTGGCACAGGCCTCATTTGCGGCGTCTGGAATGGCTTTCTTGTGTCCATCCTCAATATCCAGCCCATCATCGCCACGCTGGTCCTGATGGTCGCAGGACGCGGCATCGCGCAACTGGTGACCGAGGGCGCAATCCTGACCTTCAATGATCCCGGTCTGATCTTCATCGGGAGCGGCGCTTTCGCGGGCCTGCCAATGCCTGTTGTCATATGGCTGGTATTCGGCATCGCGGTTGCGCTTCTGGTGCGGCGAACAGCGCTCGGCATGCTGATCGAGGCCGTTGGGATCAACCGCCGCGCCAGCACGCTTTCGGGCATTCAGACGCCGCTGCTGCTGATGGCGGCCTATATGCTTTCCGGCCTTTGCGCAGCCATCGCCGGCCTGATCGTCACCGCCGACATCAAGGGCGCGGACGCCAACAATGCCGGCTTGTGGCTGGAACTGGATGCCATCCTTGCGGTCGTCGTCGGGGGCACCTCGCTGCTCGGCGGCCGTTTCAGCATCATCGCTTCCCTGGCAGGCGCGATGATCATTCAGGCTGTGAACACCGGTATCCTTCTGTCCGGCTTCCCGCCGGAATTCAACCTGATCATCAAGGCCGCCATCATCGTCATCATCCTCGTCATCCAGTCGCCGCGCGTGCAGGCCGGAGTGACCTTTCTCAGCCGAAAATCCATCCGATGA
- the ytfR gene encoding galactofuranose ABC transporter, ATP-binding protein YtfR: MHNNSNDILTAVGIVKTFPGAVALDKVDFSLRRGEVHALLGENGAGKSTLIKCMTGAYRRDAGTLTLDGTEIDPHDTLDAQKLGIGTVYQEVNLLGNLSVAENLFLGRQPRRFGLVNTGEMKNRAKALLAQYGIDINVSAALESYSVAIQQVVAIARAVDLSGKVLILDEPTASLDAQEVELLFRIVRGLKARGLGIVFITHFLEQVYDLSDRITVLRNGQLVGTRETASLPRRELVTMMLGHELQSAEKAVAAAETSSGPVQFRFSSYGKAGTIKPFNLEVRKGEVVGIAGLLGSGRTETAELLFGVHKADCGTAEIGGKPVNLTSPRAAIAQRFGFCPEDRKVDGIIGELSVRENIALALQARRGWARPLSAAEQNALADRYIKALDIRTSDREKPIRLLSGGNQQKAILARWLATNPEFLILDEPTRGIDVGAHAEIIRLIGELCGQGMSLIVISSELEELVAYSSRVIVLRDRAHVAELTGSEITTEHIVNAIAAAPGAGEHI; encoded by the coding sequence ATGCATAACAATAGCAACGATATTCTCACCGCCGTCGGGATCGTGAAAACCTTTCCGGGTGCCGTCGCGCTCGACAAAGTCGATTTCTCGCTCCGTCGCGGTGAAGTACACGCGCTTCTCGGCGAGAACGGCGCAGGCAAATCCACACTGATCAAATGCATGACCGGCGCCTACCGCCGCGATGCCGGGACGTTGACACTCGACGGCACAGAGATCGATCCGCACGACACGCTCGACGCACAGAAGCTCGGCATTGGCACCGTCTACCAGGAAGTCAATCTGCTCGGAAATCTGAGCGTCGCCGAAAATCTCTTTCTCGGTCGCCAACCGCGCCGCTTCGGTCTCGTCAACACGGGCGAAATGAAGAATCGCGCCAAGGCGCTGCTTGCACAGTATGGCATAGACATCAACGTCTCCGCAGCGCTTGAAAGCTATTCGGTCGCGATCCAGCAGGTCGTGGCGATCGCACGGGCTGTCGATCTTTCTGGCAAGGTGTTGATCCTCGACGAGCCGACCGCCAGTCTCGACGCGCAGGAGGTGGAGTTGCTCTTTCGCATCGTCCGCGGCCTGAAGGCGAGGGGCCTCGGCATCGTCTTCATCACCCATTTCCTCGAACAGGTTTACGATCTCTCGGACCGCATAACCGTGTTGCGCAATGGCCAGCTGGTCGGCACACGCGAGACCGCGTCTTTGCCGCGTCGGGAGCTTGTGACGATGATGCTGGGCCATGAGCTTCAGTCCGCGGAAAAGGCGGTAGCGGCAGCCGAAACATCGAGCGGGCCGGTTCAGTTTCGTTTTTCCAGCTATGGCAAGGCAGGCACAATCAAGCCTTTCAATCTCGAGGTTCGCAAAGGCGAGGTCGTTGGTATTGCCGGTCTGCTCGGCTCGGGGCGCACCGAAACCGCGGAGTTGCTGTTCGGCGTTCACAAAGCCGACTGTGGTACGGCGGAAATCGGCGGCAAGCCGGTCAATCTCACGTCGCCGCGGGCCGCGATCGCCCAGCGTTTTGGCTTCTGCCCCGAGGATCGCAAAGTAGATGGCATTATCGGCGAACTATCCGTGCGCGAAAACATCGCCCTGGCTTTGCAGGCGCGGCGCGGCTGGGCGCGTCCACTGTCTGCAGCTGAACAGAACGCCCTTGCAGACCGCTACATCAAGGCGCTCGATATCCGCACCAGCGACCGCGAGAAGCCGATCAGGCTTCTGTCCGGCGGCAACCAGCAGAAGGCCATCCTGGCGCGCTGGCTGGCGACGAACCCGGAATTTCTCATTCTCGACGAACCGACGCGCGGCATCGATGTCGGCGCCCATGCCGAGATCATTCGGCTGATTGGCGAACTCTGCGGCCAAGGCATGTCGCTGATCGTCATTTCGTCGGAGCTCGAGGAGCTCGTGGCTTACAGCTCGCGCGTCATCGTGCTCAGGGACCGCGCCCATGTGGCGGAACTGACCGGCAGCGAGATCACCACGGAACATATCGTCAATGCCATCGCCGCCGCGCCCGGCGCGGGAGAACATATATGA